The proteins below are encoded in one region of Pleuronectes platessa chromosome 14, fPlePla1.1, whole genome shotgun sequence:
- the LOC128455525 gene encoding lactase/phlorizin hydrolase-like, protein MPLLGKRLFLCLIALYGGMCQRHDDQQQAMFLAGPMTIEQGKGLNEEVFDGELMDRFDCSHPIPPGSRLYFEHLQSRGVTHFKVPLSWAQLLPTGLPSQPHQAVVTCYQTLLRQLLESGLQPLVVLHGSTVPEALRSRFGGWESRELVDVFQQYAEFVFGEFGELAASWVTLSSLDELTGAELQNALDAHSRIYRRYHQMFPGRDRQLSIGVKGSKIQVICETQQQKYLDFLSVKVQYDCTDGQNLAEELRNLMGKCGKKPVLIYELNIQGCSPYHFLSDTKILEVLRNAELNVLGLDMVDLLRPANSVPKRCKTYNRNDLQTSSCLETYCKTWSNFATMNSAQRDAFLNESFPADFQWATSSESFKVEGGWSDEGKGETVWDRFGHGNLAFENQTADLACDSFHKVDYDVYLLRGLHVNTYQFSISWARIFPSGHRDSQSEKGALYYDKLIDALIESGIQPVVTLYHWDLPQALQEHGGWTNTSILEAFKDYADFCFSRFGDRVKTWNTFSSPWVVSHAGYGTGEHPPGVKDYVVASYQATHNILKSHAEAWHVYNDKYRMKQGGKVGIALNSDWAEPLDPSRPEDIVAADRYLQFMLGWFAHPIFVDGDYPEKLKTQIEEKKRLCPISEPARLPVFTPEDRKRIHGTADFLGLNHHTSRLVNNRDGGCTAGPQGVGDFQTHVDPSWSPTASDWIYSTPWGLRRLLNYISKEYLNVNKVPIYITGNGMPTGDNADTLNDTSRIEYMRSYINEALKAIQLDGVNVQRFTVQSLMDGFEGPQGYSERFGLHHVNFDLPDRPRTPKQSAYFYSEVIEKNGFASKKQFFHAPDMSNMNSNKVSPMPPSTVPSEAKDVWRKFSKQNNFQRKLYHYGTFPQGFGWGVSSSAYQIEGGWNADGKKSSIWDTFTQEPGNIPGNASGDVACDSYNRLDEDLYMLRALKVNSYRFSLSWSRIFPDGRRSSMNQKGVDYYNRLIDGLLAYNITPMVTLYHWDLPQALQDIGGWDNVDMINIFNDLCDFCFDKFGDRVKFWMTFNQPQTIAWSGYGLGQIPPNVKNPGIAPYRVAHNLIKAHARAYHTYDDKYRTSQGGLVSIALNADWMEPKDVTVPREVVAADRALQFQLGWFAHPIFKNGDYPEAMKWQVGNKSELQGLSESRLPSFTEEEKSFIRGTADIFCVNHYTTKIVNHNTAPLSIKSYDYDKDLIEAEDSDSPTTAISKQRAVAWGLRRLLNWIKEEYGDPAIYITENGASTDNKITVDDTERVFFHKTYIDEALKAHNLDGVKVKGYIATSLMDSFEWLNGYKVGFGLHYVDFTNQNRPRTPKRSAHYYYQVVRDNGFPLPEDEKTLYGAFPTNFNWSTASASYQIEGSWRAHGKGLSIWDKFAHTPLRVSNSNNGDIACDSYNKIDEDVAVLKKLKVSDYRFSVSWPRVLPDGTNNYINEAGLNYYHRLLDALEAANIKPQVTLYHWDLPLALQKVGGWQNATIVDRFRDYADVLFSRLGNRVKFWITLNEPYIVANLGYGYGTFAPGIVGKQYIAAHNLIKAHAEAWHLYNDKYRAPHGGIISITINSDWVEPRNPYKQEDVDSTKRYLQFFIGWFAHPIFNGDYPDLIKTIVRRRSLAAGLPESRLPEFTPDEIRRIKGTHDYFGFNHYCTVLSYPVDLGNQQDYEADRGTGTTHDRTWIETGSFWLKITPFGFRKILKFIKDEYGNPPVYVTENGVSERGPVDLNDIHRTHYYNTYINQALKAHVLDGVDLRGYTAWSLMDNFEWAAGYSERFGLFYVNRSNPTLPRIAKNSASRYASIISCNGFPDPANGPHDCLNPEPEATTAPPGTTLESTFNTTVHTTHHTTDHTTVPVLPPFTVDFLGLELSSLDAKVALYVIFAFLLASVLGVVLTVFWLLKIKKKCLCQCE, encoded by the exons ATGCCGTTACTGGGGAAACGGCTCTTTCTGTGTTTGATAGCTCTGTATGGGGGCATGTGCCAGAGACATGATGATCAACAGCAGGCCATGTTCCTTGCAGGTCCCATGACTATCGAGCAGGGGAAAGGCCTGAATGAAGAAGTATTTGATGGAGAATTGATGGACAGATTTGACTGCAGTCATCCCATACCTCCTGGCTCTAGACTGTACTTTGAGCACCTCCAGAGCAGAGGGGTGACCCACTTCAAGGTGCCACTGTCATGGGCTCAGCTTCTACCCACGGGTCTCCCCAGCCAGCCCCACCAGGCTGTGGTGACCTGTTACCAGACCCTGCTGAGACAGCTGCTGGAGTCGGGCCTTCAGCCTCTGGTTGTGCTTCACGGCTCCACTGTGCCGGAGGCTCTGAGGTCACGGTTTGGAGGCTGGGAGAGCCGGGAGCTGGTGGACGTGTTTCAGCAGTACGCAGAGTTTGTGTTTGGGGAGTTTGGAGAGCTAGCAGCGTCATGGGTGACACTGAGCAGCTTGGATGAACTAACGGGGGCTGAGCTGCAAAACGCTCTTGATGCACACAGCAGAATCTATCGCCGTTATCACCAGATGTTTCCCGGGAGAG ATAGACAGTTATCAATCGGGGTAAAGGGCAGTAAAATCCAAGTCATCTGTGAAACCCAACAACAG AAATACTTAGATTTCCTGTCTGTTAAAGTTCAGTATGACTGCACTGACGGGCAGAACCTGGCTGAGGAACTGAGAAATCTCATG GGAAAGTGTGGAAAGAAACCGGTTCTCATTTACGAGTTGAACATCCAGGGCTGTTCTCcttatcacttcctgtctgataCCAAGATATTAGAAG TGCTGAGAAATGCAGAACTAAATGTTCTTGGATTGGACATGGTGGATCTGTTACGTCCTGCTAACTCTGTCCCAAAAAGGTGT AAAACCTATAACAGAAATGATCTTCAAACATCATCATGTTTAGAAACCTACTGCAAAACCTGGAGCAATTTTGCCACCATGAACTCAGCTCAGCGAGATGCGTTCCTGAATGAATCTTTCCCTGCAGACTTCCAATGGGCCACGTCCAGTGAGTCCTTCAAGGTAGAAGGTGGCTGGTCAGACGAGGGGAAGGGGGAGACCGTTTGGGATCGCTTTGGTCATGGAAACCTGGCCTTTGAGAATCAGACAGCTGATCTGGCTTGTGACAGTTTCCACAAGGTGGATTATGATGTCTACCTCCTGCGAGGTCTCCATGTCAACACCTACCAGTTCTCCATCTCCTGGGCCCGTATATTCCCCTCAGGCCACagagacagccaatcagagaaagGGGCTCTCTACTATGACAAGCTGATCGATGCACTCATTGAGTCTGGCATACAACCTGTTGTCACCCTATACCACTGGGATCTGCCTCAAGCTCTCCAAGAACATGGTGGATGGACCAACACGTCCATCCTTGAAGCCTTCAAGGACTATGCAGACTTCTGCTTCTCCAGGTTTGGAGACAGGGTCAAGACTTGGAACACATTCAGTAGCCCCTGGGTGGTGAGCCATGCTGGCTATGGCACTGGTGAGCACCCCCCTGGTGTAAAGGATTATGTGGTTGCCTCCTATCAG GCCACTCACAATATACTCAAGTCTCATGCTGAGGCCTGGCATGTCTACAATGACAAGTACCGGATGAAACAAGGAGGAAAAGTGGGCATTGCATTGAATTCTGACTGGGCCGAGCCCCTCGACCCCTCCAGACCTGAAGACATAGTAGCTGCGGATCGCTACCTGCAGTTCATGCTGGGCTGGTTTGCACATCCCATATTTGTAGACGGAGATTATCCTGAAAAACTCAAGACTCAaattgaagagaaaaaaagactgtGTCCCATTTCTGAGCCTGCAAGGCTTCCAGTTTTCACTCCTGAAGACAGGAAGAGGATCCATGGAACTGCTGACTTTTTGGGGTTAAACCACCATACCTCCCGGTTGGTCAACAATCGTGATGGTGGCTGCACCGCTGGTCCTCAGGGGGTTGGTGATTTCCAGACCCATGTGGATCCATCGTGGTCCCCTACAGCTTCTGACTGGATATATTCAACACCATGGGGCCTACGAAGGCTTCTAAACTACATTTCCAAAGAATACTTGAACGTTAATAAAGTGCCGATCTACATAACTGGGAATGGGATGCCTACTGGGGATAATGCGGACACTCTCAATGATACCAGCAGAATAGAGTACATGAGGAGTTACATCAATGAGGCCCTGAAAG CTATACAACTGGATGGCGTAAATGTTCAGCGGTTTACTGTCCAGTCACTCATGGATGGTTTTGAGGGTCCACAAGGCTACAGTGAACGGTTTGGACTCCACCATGTCAACTTTGATCTACCTGACAGACCCAGAACTCCAAAGCAGTCTGCCTACTTTTACTCTGAAGTCATTGAGAAAAATGGTTTTGCTTCAAAGAAACAGTTCTTTCATGCACCAGATATGTCAAATATGAATTCAAATAAAGTTTCCCCGATGCCACCTTCCACAGTCCCATCAGAAGCCAAGGATGTCTGGAGGAAATTCtctaaacaaaacaattttcaGAGAAAGCTCTACCACTATGGTACCTTCCCTCAAGGCTTCGGGTGGGGAGTGTCATCATCAGCTTACCAGATTGAAGGTGGCTGGAATGCAGATGGGAAGAAATCCAGCATCTGGGATACCTTCACCCAAGAACCTGGCAATATTCCTGGTAATGCCAGTGGAGACGTGGCCTGTGACAGTTACAACAGACTTGATGAAGACCTCTACATGCTGCGAGCTCTGAAGGTGAATTCGTACAGATTCTCTCTGTCCTGGTCCAGGATCTTTCCTGATGGTCGGCGTAGCTCCATGAACCAGAAAGGTGTTGACTACTACAATAGACTCATTGATGGTCTCCTAGCGTATAACATTACCCCCATGGTGACACTCTATCACTGGGACCTCCCTCAAGCTTTGCAGGACATTGGTGGATGGGACAATGTAGACatgattaatatttttaatgacTTGTGTGACTTCTGCTTTGACAAGTTCGGAGACAGAGTAAAGTTTTGGATGACCTTCAACCAACCTCAAACAATTGCATGGTCCGGATATGGACTTGGACAGATTccaccaaatgtaaaaaatccaGGAATTGCACCATACAGAGTTGCACACAACCTGATAAAAGCTCATGCCAGAGCCTACCACACATATGATGATAAGTATCGGACATCCCAAGGTGGATTAGTGTCCATTGCCCTCAATGCTGATTGGATGGAACCTAAAGATGTCACGGTTCCCAGAGAagtggtggctgctgaccgCGCTCTGCAGTTCCAACTGGGCTGGTTTGCACACCCTATTTTCAAGAACGGGGACTATCCCGAAGCAATGAAATGGCAAGTTGGAAACAAAAGTGAACTCCAAGGTCTTTCAGAGTCAAGACTTCCTTCCTTtactgaagaagaaaagagctTCATCAGGGGAACCGCTGACATTTTCTGCGTAAATCACTACACTACAAAGATAGTGAACCATAATACAGCTCCACTTAGCATTAAATCCTATGACTATGACAAGGATTTGATAGAAGCGGAGGATAGTGATTCACCAACCACAGCCATCAGTAAACAGAGAGCTGTCGCATGGGGCTTGAGGAGACTCCTCAACTGGATCAAAGAGGAGTACGGAGATCCGGCGATCTACATTACTGAGAATGGAGCATCCACAGACAATAAGATCACAGTGGATGACACAGAAAGGGTATTTTTCCACAAAACCTACATTGATGAGGCTTTGAAGG CCCATAATCTTGATGGTGTGAAGGTGAAAGGATACATAGCAACATCTCTCATGGATTCTTTTGAGTGGCTTAATGGGTACAAAGTTGGATTCGGGCTGCACTATGTGGACTTCACCAATCAAAACCGTCCAAGGACGCCCAAACGCTCAGCTCACTATTATTACCAGGTCGTGAGGGACAATGGTTTCCCATTACCAGAAGATGAGAAGACGCTTTACGGAGCATTTCCCACAAATTTTAACTGGAGCACTGCTAGTGCTTCCTACCAG ATTGAAGGGAGCTGGAGAGCACATGGAAAGGGATTGAGTATCTGGGACAAGTTTGCCCATACTCCTTTGAGAGTGAGCAATAGTAACAATGGGGATATCGCTTGTGATAGTTATAATAAGATTGATGAAGATGTGGCGGTGCTGAAGAAGTTGAAGGTTTCAGACTACCGCTTCTCTGTATCCTGGCCCAGGGTGCTTCCTGATGGCACCAACAACTACATCAATGAAGCTGGACTGAACTACTACCATAGATTACTGGATGCATTGGAAGCTGCTAACATTAAGCCACAG gtgACCCTGTATCACTGGGACCTTCCATTGGCTTTGCAGAAAGTAGGGGGGTGGCAAAATGCAACGATTGTAGATAGATTTAGAGATTatgcagatgttttattcaGCCGACTTGGAAACAGAGTGAAGTTCTGGATCACTTTAAATGAACCGTACATTGTAGCCAACCTTGGCTATGGATATGGTACCTTTGCTCCAG GTATTGTGGGTAAGCAGTATATTGCGGCTCACAACCTGATCAAGGCCCATGCTGAGGCGTGGCACCTCTATAATGACAAGTACCGTGCACCACATGGAGGCATCATCTCCATTACTATCAATTCGGATTGGGTGGAGCCACGGAACCCATATAAGCAGGAGGACGTGGACTCAACCAAGCGCTACTTGCAG TTCTTCATTGGCTGGTTTGCCCATCCCATCTTCAATGGAGATTATCCAGACTTAATAAAGACCATCGTTCGCAGAAGAAGCCTCGCTGCAGGTCTCCCTGAGTCACG GCTTCCTGAGTTCACTCCTGATGAAATCAGAAGAATCAAAGGGACCCATGATTACTTTGGCTTCAACCATTACTGTACGGTCCTCTCATACCCTGTAGATCTGGGAaatcagcaggattatgaagCTGACAG GGGCACTGGAACCACACACGACCGCACATGGATTGAAACTGGCTCCTTCTGGCTGAAGATCACGCCATTTGGATTCAGAAAAATCCTCAAGTTCATCAAGGATGAGTATGGAAACCCGCCTGTCTATGTCACAGAGAATGGGGTCTCAGAAAGAGGACCGGTGGACCTGAATGACATCCACAGAACACACTATTATAACACCTACATCAACCAGGCTCTTAAAG CTCATGTTCTGGACGGAGTAGACCTAAGAGGCTACACAGCCTGGTCATTGATGGACAACTTTGAATGGGCTGCTGGTTACTCTGAGCGCTTTGGCCTGTTCTATGTGAACCGTTCCAACCCCACACTTCCTCGCATCGCTAAAAACTCAGCCTCCCGCTACGCCTCCATCATCTCCTGCAATGGCTTCCCAGACCCAGCCAATGGGCCCCACGATTGTTTGAACCCAGAACCAGAAG CAACAACTGCACCCCCTGGGACCACACTAGAGAGCACTTTTAACACAACTGTTCATACAACTCATCATACAACAGATCATACGACTGTCCCTGTTCTTCCTCCGTTCACGGTGGACTTCCTGGGTCTGGAGCTTTCGTCTCTAGATGCTAAAGTGGCACTTTACGTCATCTTTGCGTTTCTTCTCGCAAGTGTCCTCGGGGTTGTCCTCACCGTGTTCTGGctcctgaaaataaaaaagaa ATGCCTGTGTCAGTGTGAATGA